One Ostrea edulis chromosome 6, xbOstEdul1.1, whole genome shotgun sequence genomic window, aaaaaatatgtttgatGTACACTATGCCCCTCACATATGTAGCATATTTGACCTTGATAAATGACCTTGACTCTATTTTTCACTTTACTTTGACattaattaaatatgaaatctaTGTCTggtatatttcaaaaacttttgatCAAGGTTAAACAGATCCTTTAACTCTTActattttgataaatacattGTTATGTCACTATCAGAAACTGCAAATGGAAACCTTTTCAGAATAAATGTGGATTCGGTATAATAAAAATGGGTTAACGAATGTTCAGGGCATACTAATATTAAGTTTTAATCACGCACATAAAACTATGAATATATTTCTAATAAAGCAGagctacatgtatcacaatTAGCTTTGaactatgaaaatatttagaatgCAGCGTGTATAACACAATTCTCTTGAATTTACGTCAAGCTATATCTCGTTTACCTTCTCAATGAACGTGTAGCGTGTGaataacatatatgtacatCGTCATTGAAAGCAAGTTTTAATTAACAGGTCGTGGGTTCAACCGGAAGTCGTTGTCTATATTTAGTGAATTTTACTATTCTTTACATTCCACAATTATTCACTTGAACACTGATATATGTCTTTATAATAATTATTGTCACTGACCTCGCATCTATTCGATATatggaaaataaatatcatgtCGTCATGGAAACTCCGTGGTATATGTCGTCATGGAAACTCCGGGATATATGTCGTCGTCGAATATTTAGGAAAAAGAAACTTGTGAATGTTatcttgtttttatatatatttatatttaggCTTACAATATGTGAAAACAATATAGCTAGTGATGAACTGACCAGTGGCTACAAATCAGGACAAGACGTGACCAAACCTCAGAGTgagtttttaatttgttttcttgtTATTGTACTATTCAATCTATTCCTTTGCACAGAGGAAATATAACCAAATGGAGGACCCATGGAAGAGTAAACTAACCAAATTTGATACTAAGCAACGaatttaagtttattcaaatgaagtaGTATGCCCCCTTCCTAGAGTGTTCCTTATATATCTATtcatcaacataatgtaaaataTGCTAACAGAATCAGGCTAAAGATGGAAAGTCTTTTTGAAAAGCTTTAGTTGTGATAAACTTGTGATAAAGATTAACTAACTTAAAACTTCCTTAAACTACAATTACATATTTAATGAGGTGCACTAcaaacaattcaacatttaggTTTGTTTATGCTGTACAATCTCACCGCATCCCTGCTTAGTAAGGATCAACTAGATCAACACTAATGTAGAGGTGGAAAATAACTAAAATGATgaattatatacaaaacatgataGGAGTCAGACCAACAGCTAGTCACACAATGGAAAATAACTAAAATGATgaattatatacaaaacatgataGGGGTCAGACCAACAGCTAGTCACACAATGGAAAATGGCAATATGCCGATTCccaaaattacaaatttacaatttatgcacaaaaatacaaaatacattaaGAATACAACAAAAAGATGGTACATCACATCAAAATCATACAAAGTGGGAAAGCTGGGTGGTGTTAAGTGTGGCAAATTTTTTGTTGCTTTCATTAGCATCGATAGAGCGAGAATAATCAAACGCTAGCTGGTCAGTTACTGACCGCATCAAATTACGTGACCATTATGATAATTTTTGATTGGATGTTAGCATCAGAAGGGTAAGAGAATCGATCATGGAGAATTTTGGATTTGCGTAACCAGCTACCTGGGAAGCTTCTGCGAATGGGGGAAATTGTGTAACATGGCACCTAACTGTAAAGCTAGCTGGTAGAATTCCATGGAAATCGTATAAAGTAAATCAAtagatttacaaacaaataaattggtatacttacttacttacatttataaacaaaaacagcaTTCAACACATAAATACAATTGTTTACATCATTGTTGCTCTTGTGTTATCATCAGTGCGCCAACCGCACATTTCATAAGAAAACTAGTTTGGCTGTTACAACTTCCTGTAGGGCAGGGTCTGAGTGGAAAATGCAGTCACGGAACACCGGATGACGATAGCCGCTTCTATACTGCTATTGGTGGTATCTACAAAGGAAGGTCTACACAAAACAACGCTCCTCACAGCTTCCTGCATGGTGCAGCGTCCGATGCAGCAACTTCTGCGACAGAGTACTTCCTTATTGGTGAAGGTGTGTTTTTGCCCGTGTAATTCTATAGGGAAGATCAAACGCTGTCAGTGCACTTTACGATCCatacaaattcaaattttatcaattttaaataagttttttttttttttttttacgtaatCCATGACACTTTCTTGTTTAGGCAGGGGTATTCTAAGTCTCGTAGGTGAAGAGGTCTTTCGAGATGTCTTTGGCATCCGGACCAGGGAGGATATAGTGAAGACGTCCCTAACCTTTGTTATTGACGTCACAGGTTCCATGGGGGATGACATTAAGGCCGTTGTAAGAGCAACACAGAAAATTGTCAATGAAGCAAAAGACTCTAAATTCGTGCCAGAGAATTATATTCTCGTTACATTTTCTGACCCAGGTTTGTACAAACAAGTGCAAGGAGACAACAGTCATCATATTCTGAATTGTAGACTCAGACGTAGATTCCACTTAGTTAATTCTTTCTGATGAATTTTAGATAATGATCTCGATTTTCTTGCCTTATCTATGTCTGAAACAAACTCcgcattttgaatttttagaaGTTAATTCACGTTAGATTGAAATGGAAAACAAATCTATTTCGGCATTCTCTACAATCTCCAATGCGACAATGATCAAATGACGCAAACATTTTGTCATGTGACCAAAACATAGGGGTCAGGCTAAAACCACGAAAAACACCTAATAAGACTATCACAATCTACTAAGTCTAtcacaatatttatttaatagaGGAACGTAATTACATAAACACTATTATTTTACAATAGCGTTATATTATGTAATACCCGTTTAATGTTGATCAACAGAAACATGTTGCTCTGACCCCAACAGTAAGGCAGAGAAATTACTGAGTACTTGTgtgaattgtcatttattgtgaTGACAATGTAAAAAGGGGAGATCACCCAGAATGACACACATTGGTGCTAATTAAAATTGCATAGTGATCCCCcctgatataaaacaaattaatgtaaaaataaaaatgacactGTAAAAAGAGGAGATCACCCagaaatatatgatacattgtTACTAAAGAAAGTTGCCTAATGATCTCccctgatataaaacaaaatactgtaaaaattaaaaacagaaaacaaagtgtaaaaacatatatataatacaacCAAAAGGTTGGCGTTATTTTACATTGTCAtcacaataaatgacaattcacACAAGTAATGTCTGTCTTACTGTTAGGGTCAAAGCAACACGTTTCTGTTGATCAACATTAAACGGGTGTTACATAAAGTCTATTTCGGCACACTAATGGTAGTACTTGAGTTTTAAACTCTGCATATATTTATAGCATCTTTAACTACTGGGAGAGAGACGACAAATCCCCAGACCATGATCAGGTGGCTGGAGAATCTAAGTGTGAACGGAGGCGGGGATTGTCCCGAATATGCCATGACCGGAATGTTGAAAGGTACATGTAAGCAACAGAATGACGAATCACTGTCACGTGTACTACCTGAGATTCTTCCAAATTATATTACTCCAtaggtatccttgaaaggcaaaGCATTTGAAGTTCAAATACAGTCATGAAATAGCAAAAATCTTCGCGAGTTTGGTTTCAAATAAAGAATGATTGTCAAATGATAATCCAAAGATCCGCCAATGCACATTTCTCCTCACTGCAGGGATAGAAATGTCCAATAGAAATTCTAAAATTTACCTGTGTACGGATGCTGACGCTAAAGACGAGGGACTACAGAAGCGGGTGTCAGAGTCATTGAGGGGAAAGTCTTTAACTCCCATTTTTCTCCTCACTGGTCAGTGCTCTTCAAGGAAGAAAAGGGGGACTATAGGTAAGACTTTGATGGGCAAATCTGTTAAAAAACAAAAGCACCTAACTTTTTTAATCACAAAGCATCATGCAGCGTCATGACTGCCCCTTCAAGCACGCATACATTCCCAAGTTActctattgttaaaaataattatatcaatGAAATAATCCTTGgcattttatttgtaaatatggtGTCTTGGAAAGGAACAATTCGGGTATTTTATGGCAGTGATATTTCCCGTGACTCAGAACGCAccgtttattttgtaaaattaatgtaACGTTCAACATGCATTGAGTATACAGGTAAGCTAAAGCATGGAATCATAATGTTGTATTATTGTTTTCATTGGTTTTAGATCAGTCCCAGAAACCCGAAAGTTTGTTCGCTATTGTAGAAAGTACACAGACTCGTCGGGTAAAAAGGTCGAGCTTAAAAGTATTTGAAGCAATAGCGGAAGAAACTGGTGGAAGGGTCTATGAAACAAAAGTAGCTGAACTTGAAACgatcgttgaaaaagagatcAAGGTTGTTTTTTATTGATCATATTTATGTTTGTATAAATTCTTCTGTGATTAGTGAAGCCATCTCCAGCGCGTGTACGTATAGTTATAAAATATAGTAGAAAGAATGAAAGTATGGCTATTGTAAATATCACTTTTGGCAACGCTCCTTGAGCAAATGAAATGAGATTCAAAACCCTCATACATGTGTGATAATGACGTTAATGTCCCGTGAAAgattacataaatatatatggaaaaaaaataatgcaatTTCGTTATTCAGGACACATTTCCATCATCCAATGTGTTCATTACTTGGTTTCTGATTCCTGTCAATTCCCTTGCCAATGAAAACATCCCTATTCCAGTTGACAACCATATGGATACGCTGAAGATAGTTGTTGTGAATGTTGCAACTGAgtccgaattttctctgtcttATCCTAATGGTATGTGTTACACAATTCCTGACAATTGTGATAATCTTGAATTATTTGATGATAAGGCAATTCTAAGCTTTAAAAGATATgattaaatttttaaatgtaaTGATATCGATTTAGGtattttaattttgaacatGCACTGGCTTGATGGATGCCACATTGTAACACCAGAAAGGTAATGTATTATATCATTGAGTCTGATAGCGTATTTCTTTATTTGTGTATTTTAGGTACAAGTGTTATGTATTCATCTGAAAAGGAACAGAAAAACATTTTAGACAACATCTTGACAATATCAATTCAGGCATGTATTGCGCTCTTTCAAACATGGATACGAAGTGAATATCGGATTGCCTTGTTGCTATATCATTACATCCTATTGGGGGATTTTTCGCAATGTACAGACATTGCCAACTTTAGGTAAAATTCCAACAGTTTTGAGCTATGCATGATTCGTatggctgtagcagtgagggttctttattgtgccattGCCTACCGCGACATGGGAACTCCGTTTTTAacgtcatatccgaaagacccgtgactttcacGTCGATTATAGCACGCTTGGCAGGGGAACAATAACTTCATATTAGAATTGGTGGCGGGATTGAGAATCGTAACCTCGACCTATCGATTGCAAACCATTACAATCATCTTATACTCTATCTATTACTAACTTTTAAGTAAAACTTTGCAGTTTTATTACTTTCTGAACACAGTATCTTGATGCTAGTTGAAATTGATGTAAACTTTGCCTTTTGAAAGGACCCGGGATATGGTATGTGGAGATTTCACAGGAATACACTCCGTGCCTGGACCATAAATGTTACTGCCCAAAGCCCTATGGATTTTTCAGTCAGTATTCTAGAACCCAGCACGGGCGGCAATTCTTACGAATTGTTAGGGAATCCAATTAAAGGTCTGTATTCAAATGAATATGATAGATGTAACTTAAATGTAAGTAAGATGAACTCATTTTCATGTCTCCTAGGTGGAATGTATACTCGTATACAATAAAGAAATGTCATGTTTAGATCAAGGTCAAAGCTAGTGAGGTCATGCTGTCAAGTTCAAGTGCAAatgtatttcacaaacacatcgtGATAATTTCAGTAAATACGTGTAAATTTGTACATCAGTCATATATCTCCAGGATACAATTACTCACTGGTTGTTGATATTCAAAATCTGAGTCCGAACGCCTCTTGTTCAAGCGTTGGTCTGCTGGATAACGATGGCAAGGATGTAGCTGAAATTCCAGTGACGAGTGTTGACATAGAGGGAATCACTCGCTGTATAGGAAACTTTATCCCATTCAATAAGGTAATAGTCCATTCAATACATGTGTACTGAGTTATCAGTTTTCCTGAGAGTCGCACAGAGCTAAAAGGAGTAAGAGACCTAATCATAAATAGAGCTATAGGGAATGTGGCCCAGTCATAAACAGAGCTATAGGGAATGGGACCCAGTCATATACAGAGCTATAAGGAATGGGGCGCAGTCATATATAGAGCTATAAGGAATGGGGTGCAGTCATATACAGAGCTATAGGGAATGTGGCCCAGTCATATACAGAGCTATAGGGAATGTGGCCCAGTCATAAATAGAGCTATAGGGAATGTGGCCCAGTCATATACAGAGCTATAGGGAATGTGGCCCAGTCATATACAGAGCTATAGGGAATGGGACCCAGTCATAAACAGAGCTATAAGGAATGGGGCGCAGTCATATATAGAGCTATAAGGAATGGGGTGCAGTCATATATAGAGCTATAAGGAATGGGGCCCATTCATAAACAGAGCTATAAGGATTGGGGACCCAGTGATATACAGAGCTGTAGGGAATGAGGCCCAGTACCACACCAAAATATAGGGAATGGGGTCTAGTAAGATAGACATATAAATGGGGcccaataaaataaaaaggtaGGAAATGGAGCCTAGTAACACGCAGAGATATAGGAAAGGGGCTTAGTAACACACAGAGATATAAGGAATGGCGCCCAGTAACACACAAAGATATAGGAAATGGGGCCCAGTAGATAGGGAATGGGGCGCAGTAACACACAGAGATATAGGAAATGGGGCCCAGTAGATAGGGAATGGGGCGCAGTAACACACAGAGATATAGGAAATGGGGCCCAGTAGATAGGGAATGGGGCGCAGTAACACACAGAGATATAGGAAATGGGGCCCAGTAGATAGGGAATGGGGCGCAGTAACACACAGAGATATAGGAAATGGGGTGCAGTAGATAGGGAATGGGGCGCAGTAACACACAGAGATATAGGAAATGGGGCGCAGTAGATAGGGAATGGGGCGCAGTAACACACAGAGATATAGGAAATGGGGCGCAGTAGATAGGGAATGGGGCGCAGTAACACACAGAGATAGAGGAAATGGGGCCCAGTAGATAGGGAATGGGGCGCAGTAACACACAGAGATAGAGGAAATGGGGCGCAGTAACACACAGAGATATAGGAAATGGGGCGCAGTAGATAGGGAATGGGGCGCAGTAACACACAGAGATATAGGAAATGGGGCCCAGTAGATAGGGAATGGGGCGCAGTAACACACAGAGATATAGGAAATGGGGCGCAGTAACACACAGAGATATAGGAAATGGGGCGCAGTAGATAGGGAATGGGGCGCAGTAACACACAGAGATATAGGAAATGGGGCGCAGTAGATAGGGAATGGGGCGCAGTAACACACAGAGATATAGGAAATGGGGCGCAGTAGATAGGGAATGGGGCGCAGTAACACACAGAGATATAGGGAATGGGGCGCAGTAACACACAGAGatatagaatagaatatttaTTCAACCAATTTGGACCCACAGAGGAGCACTATAATGCACAAAGTTCAAAATCACAGAAACAAAGGACAGGCAAAACAATAGCACTGCACGATAAACAGAGAATTAGCCGTCAAATGTATCAATGcataaaatacaaacaaaacacgTGTATTACGAAGGAAAAACATTCCCATTAAATTCATGAATTCCATGTCTATTGTATCTATGTTTCAAGTTTCAACGCCATTTTGCTCTTAACTCTTAACTTAGATACACAGGTTTACTGGATTAAATATCTAACAAGATGAAACacaaaatgtatacaattaaagGGTTCTCACTTTCAACTGGATGTTGAACTTTggtttacagattttatatggGTCAATTGGGGGAGATGTAGGGTGATCGATCTCATCATTCATATCTTTATATGACTTCGACAAACTTGCAATCTTGTATTTTCTCCGAACCCATGTACACCGTGGGTTTTTTCTCCACTCGGAAGCAAACAGGAAGACGAAAGGAAGACTAATATTTGCCTAGagggtcgagcggtctagcgcgctagttacatatatatgctgctaggagatttggttccgcaggtcgtgagttcaaccccgggtaggggcggaagtgggtatccaaataaagtgaaattttctgtgctttatatataaacatacatgtgtagtacttatatacattgtatattcaaTTCATCGAAACTCAATTGGAACTGAACGTTCTCAGCTTCGATGAATTTCGTCTGTTTACTCGTTCTTTACGTAGTCATCATAGGTTACCAATTCAAGTCGAACCCCATTGACTTCTGTGATTCATCCCCCACCCCCGAGCTGCAGTTTGGTAGCTCCTTAGAACTTTGAGATAATTTTGTCAGCAAGTAGTTCAACAGAAAGATGATCGCGCGCTGTAAATGACTCAGTGATGGTGCATGACATCTCCGCAAAATGCATTATACATTCTATTCGTTTCAGTCAAGTTACATTCCTATTCGTTTCAGTCAAGTTACATTCAGATAAGAGGAACAGATGAATTAGGAAACAAATACCTGAGGACAAAAATGTACTCCATTCAACCAGTCTCGGTTCAGCTACGCATTGCGCCTGTTCTTGGTAAGAAATA contains:
- the LOC125647200 gene encoding von Willebrand factor A domain-containing protein 7-like isoform X1, producing MSSVHQHALLICCLFGLSSSFPPNDISGESRTQSHNSITIDAVFQTTALFLDKFNLVNDTGQPSAQKIQAYFGTDQESYLNYLRIITRIIGYENAIQRDYANVAFYHVNGEQIEIAHNYIRTLRQSIQDLSKSATDDDIEQIRVKIGAALYTIQEFYSNTNWIELRGNAVYEDFGQDNVTLVEVADYQENTCTDCAYLEGLTICENNIASDELTSGYKSGQDVTKPQRQGLSGKCSHGTPDDDSRFYTAIGGIYKGRSTQNNAPHSFLHGAASDAATSATEYFLIGEGRGILSLVGEEVFRDVFGIRTREDIVKTSLTFVIDVTGSMGDDIKAVVRATQKIVNEAKDSKFVPENYILVTFSDPASLTTGRETTNPQTMIRWLENLSVNGGGDCPEYAMTGMLKGIEMSNRNSKIYLCTDADAKDEGLQKRVSESLRGKSLTPIFLLTGQCSSRKKRGTIDQSQKPESLFAIVESTQTRRVKRSSLKVFEAIAEETGGRVYETKVAELETIVEKEIKDTFPSSNVFITWFLIPVNSLANENIPIPVDNHMDTLKIVVVNVATESEFSLSYPNGTSVMYSSEKEQKNILDNILTISIQDPGYGMWRFHRNTLRAWTINVTAQSPMDFSVSILEPSTGGNSYELLGNPIKGYNYSLVVDIQNLSPNASCSSVGLLDNDGKDVAEIPVTSVDIEGITRCIGNFIPFNKSSYIQIRGTDELGNKYLRTKMYSIQPVSVQLRIAPVLGDLRLGESRNISFSLENTGDSTSRFIIAVSNDKSNISVQSDVLGAGEIYNAVVMVTPETLQPIILQFTVKLENYAGVIQTQTRRYSVTDTRTADCTVLSYPEVCPLQSLNTGNCSSYNWTGQVQVSSATIRLSEIRVSTEDVELDYMKLTDANFSLPITISGHCCVQSVILTIIDQNGYFDQCSFVLSTQPLTVIQYTTEEVLTTTEAVEDPKTEAAVGVMFIGIVVGSSVGGLILIALLVVLIYKTRKGSRKEDKIILSDR
- the LOC125647200 gene encoding von Willebrand factor A domain-containing protein 7-like isoform X4 produces the protein MSSVHQHALLICCLFGLSSSFPPNDISGESRTQSHNSITIDAVFQTTALFLDKFNLVNDTGQPSAQKIQAYFGTDQESYLNYLRIITRIIGYENAIQRDYANVAFYHVNGEQIEIAHNYIRTLRQSIQDLSKSATDDDIEQIRVKIGAALYTIQEFYSNTNWIELRGNAVYEDFGQDNVTLVEVADYQENTCTDCAYLEGLTICENNIASDELTSGYKSGQDVTKPQRQGLSGKCSHGTPDDDSRFYTAIGGIYKGRSTQNNAPHSFLHGAASDAATSATEYFLIGEGRGILSLVGEEVFRDVFGIRTREDIVKTSLTFVIDVTGSMGDDIKAVVRATQKIVNEAKDSKFVPENYILVTFSDPASLTTGRETTNPQTMIRWLENLSVNGGGDCPEYAMTGMLKGIEMSNRNSKIYLCTDADAKDEGLQKRVSESLRGKSLTPIFLLTGQCSSRKKRGTIDQSQKPESLFAIVESTQTRRVKRSSLKVFEAIAEETGGRVYETKVAELETIVEKEIKDTFPSSNVFITWFLIPVNSLANENIPIPVDNHMDTLKIVVVNVATESEFSLSYPNGTSVMYSSEKEQKNILDNILTISIQDPGYGMWRFHRNTLRAWTINVTAQSPMDFSVSILEPSTGGNSYELLGNPIKGYNYSLVVDIQNLSPNASCSSVGLLDNDGKDVAEIPVTSVDIEGITRCIGNFIPFNKSSYIQIRGTDELGNKYLRTKMYSIQPVSVQLRIAPVLGDLRLGESRNISFSLENTGDSTSRFIIAVSNDKSNISVQSDVLGAGEIYNAVVMVTPETLQPIILQFTVKLENYAGVIQTQTRRYSVTDTRTADCTVLSYPEVCPLQSLNTGNCSSYNWTGQVQVSSATIRLSEIRVSTEDVELDYMKLTDANFSLPITISNVVSEPRASANDNDIGNSSPNTENLKIFFWSLLCPISYTHHYRPKWLLRSM
- the LOC125647200 gene encoding von Willebrand factor A domain-containing protein 7-like isoform X3; translated protein: MSSVHQHALLICCLFGLSSSFPPNDISGESRTQSHNSITIDAVFQTTALFLDKFNLVNDTGQPSAQKIQAYFGTDQESYLNYLRIITRIIGYENAIQRDYANVAFYHVNGEQIEIAHNYIRTLRQSIQDLSKSATDDDIEQIRVKIGAALYTIQEFYSNTNWIELRGNAVYEDFGQDNVTLVEVADYQENTCTDCAYLEGLTICENNIASDELTSGYKSGQDVTKPQRQGLSGKCSHGTPDDDSRFYTAIGGIYKGRSTQNNAPHSFLHGAASDAATSATEYFLIGEGRGILSLVGEEVFRDVFGIRTREDIVKTSLTFVIDVTGSMGDDIKAVVRATQKIVNEAKDSKFVPENYILVTFSDPASLTTGRETTNPQTMIRWLENLSVNGGGDCPEYAMTGMLKGIEMSNRNSKIYLCTDADAKDEGLQKRVSESLRGKSLTPIFLLTGQCSSRKKRGTIDQSQKPESLFAIVESTQTRRVKRSSLKVFEAIAEETGGRVYETKVAELETIVEKEIKDTFPSSNVFITWFLIPVNSLANENIPIPVDNHMDTLKIVVVNVATESEFSLSYPNGTSVMYSSEKEQKNILDNILTISIQDPGYGMWRFHRNTLRAWTINVTAQSPMDFSVSILEPSTGGNSYELLGNPIKGYNYSLVVDIQNLSPNASCSSVGLLDNDGKDVAEIPVTSVDIEGITRCIGNFIPFNKSSYIQIRGTDELGNKYLRTKMYSIQPVSVQLRIAPVLGDLRLGESRNISFSLENTGDSTSRFIIAVSNDKSNISVQSDVLGAGEIYNAVVMVTPETLQPIILQFTVKLENYAGVIQTQTRRYSVTDTRTADCTVLSYPEVCPLQSLNTGNCSSYNWTGQVQVSSATIRLSEIRVSTEDVELDYMKLTDANFSLPITISNVVSEPRASANDNDIGNSSPNTENLKIFFVELKIAVLVKSSLEKALLDSNYRSTVDTLTY
- the LOC125647200 gene encoding uncharacterized protein LOC125647200 isoform X2, whose amino-acid sequence is MDGAWLVIVFCSYFEIVLSFPSGVIQSEPETFSHSKMTLEGIFQTTSKFVVAYGLRNKTLDVSQQIPDYFGTDQESYLNYLRIITRIIGYENAIQRDYANVAFYHVNGEQIEIAHNYIRTLRQSIQDLSKSATDDDIEQIRVKIGAALYTIQEFYSNTNWIELRGNAVYEDFGQDNVTLVEVADYQENTCTDCAYLEGLTICENNIASDELTSGYKSGQDVTKPQRQGLSGKCSHGTPDDDSRFYTAIGGIYKGRSTQNNAPHSFLHGAASDAATSATEYFLIGEGRGILSLVGEEVFRDVFGIRTREDIVKTSLTFVIDVTGSMGDDIKAVVRATQKIVNEAKDSKFVPENYILVTFSDPASLTTGRETTNPQTMIRWLENLSVNGGGDCPEYAMTGMLKGIEMSNRNSKIYLCTDADAKDEGLQKRVSESLRGKSLTPIFLLTGQCSSRKKRGTIDQSQKPESLFAIVESTQTRRVKRSSLKVFEAIAEETGGRVYETKVAELETIVEKEIKDTFPSSNVFITWFLIPVNSLANENIPIPVDNHMDTLKIVVVNVATESEFSLSYPNGTSVMYSSEKEQKNILDNILTISIQDPGYGMWRFHRNTLRAWTINVTAQSPMDFSVSILEPSTGGNSYELLGNPIKGYNYSLVVDIQNLSPNASCSSVGLLDNDGKDVAEIPVTSVDIEGITRCIGNFIPFNKSSYIQIRGTDELGNKYLRTKMYSIQPVSVQLRIAPVLGDLRLGESRNISFSLENTGDSTSRFIIAVSNDKSNISVQSDVLGAGEIYNAVVMVTPETLQPIILQFTVKLENYAGVIQTQTRRYSVTDTRTADCTVLSYPEVCPLQSLNTGNCSSYNWTGQVQVSSATIRLSEIRVSTEDVELDYMKLTDANFSLPITISGHCCVQSVILTIIDQNGYFDQCSFVLSTQPLTVIQYTTEEVLTTTEAVEDPKTEAAVGVMFIGIVVGSSVGGLILIALLVVLIYKTRKGSRKEDKIILSDR